Below is a genomic region from Chloroflexota bacterium.
TAGTCCTCCAGCCCGTTCTGCCGGACGAACTCCTGTGCCTCCGCCAGCCGGCGGGTGGTCACGATCCCCATCCGATAACGCTCGCCCAGCTGACGAATCGCCTCCACCGCGCCCGGGACCGGCACGAACGCCTCCGCCGAGGGGTATCCCAGCATGCGGTGCAACCGCTCGATCCAGTCCAGCGCCCGCTCATCCATCGATCGCTGATCCAGGAGGGCGATGGCCATGCTGATCGGCCCCTCCAGCCGAGCCAGCCACCAACGCACCACCCGCTCCGGGTCCAGCGCCGGGATCACCCGTTTCAGTGGGGCGATCCGCATCGCCCACACCCGAACCAGCTCCTCATCCGTCTCCACCAGCGTGCCATCCAGATCGAACAGCAACGCCTCGACCGCCCGGCCGCGCAGCAGGCCGCGCCATCGCGTCTCCAGATCCGGGGGCGAGGGCAGCGGCTCAAAGGGCTCCTGGTCGAGCAGCTTGGCCACCACATACCCGGTGATCACCCGCAGGGAGGCGATGGTGGGAGAGGCCAGCAGGATCCCCAGCACCCCGGCCACCCGGGCCCCCGCGATCAAGCCGACGAACACCACCAGCGGATGGAGCCGAACGCGCCGCCCCACGAAGCGCGGGATCAGGATCACGCCGTCCAGCTGGAAGACGGCGATGAACAAAGCGGCGACCAAAACGGCAAACCACAGATTGCTCAGAGGGAGATAGCTCGACCCCTGGAAATAAGCCACGAGGACGGTCAAGACGCCGGCCACCGTGGGCCCGATGGAGGGGATCAGCTCCATGGCACCGGCCAACATGCCGAAGGCCACCGCGTTGGGCATCCCGATGATCGAGAGCGCCACGGACAGGAAGGTCCCCACGATGATGCCGACGGTGAGCTGCCCGCGCACAAACGCATCCCAGATATGCGCCAGCTCCTGCGCCAGACGCACCATCTCGCCGCGATAGGCCACCGGGATGTGATCGACGATGTACCCGATGATGATGGAATGGTCCTTGACCAGCCAGAAGGAGACGACGAGCACGAAGACCAGCCACAGGAGGCCGGAAGCCACTCCGAAGACCAGCGTCAGCGCGCTGGTGGCGAACGGCGAGAGGACGGCCTGCAACGCGCCGCTGAGCTGATCGTAAAGGGAGGACAGCTCGATCTGGATGCCGGGGAACAGCACCAGCGGCTGCTGCATCCGCTGCCCCATCTCCTGCGTCAGATCGGCCAGCGTGCCCACCAGCGCGCGCACCAGGCCGACCACCCGGGGCGTCAGCAGGGCGGGCGCCAGGATCAGCAGCACCAGGAAGGCCACATACACGCCGATCACCACGGCTGTGCGCGGCCAGCCGGTACGCCGAACGAGCCAACGGACGGGGATGTTCAGGAAATAAGCGAGGATAATCCCGACCACCAACGGGCCGATGATCTCTCCAAACTTGGAGATCATCCAGGCCATGGCCGCCAAGCCGCTGATGACGACGATCTGTTTGGTGAGCGGACTCCAACGGGGTGACATGGGCTAACAGGGTGATAGAGAATCAGGCAGCGATTCAGGACGCAAATCATGGAGACGCGGGGGGATCACGCCTGCAGGGCGACGATGGGTCACGGGCGCCTCCAGGCTGCTCTCGCACCCGGCCGGACGGGAGCGCCGGCCCGGGGGCCGACACCGCTATGGGAATTCACATTCGCGGATCCAAAGCTCACATCCGGCCGTGAACTGGACCGGCCGATCGGCAGCGACAGCTTTTCCGCTGCCGCCGCCGAGAAACCCGACATCAGGCCGAGCATCCACGCCCGGCCCGACCTCACTCCACGAATCCGATCATCGAGGGAGGCCAATAGGAAAGCCAGGCACGCCCAACGATGTCCTCGATACGTACCGGGCCGAACACCCGTGAATCGTTGGACGCCGCCCGGTTATCGCCCAACACGAACACGCTCAGCGGCGGGATCACCCGCGGCTCGTAATTCTCCGTAGACCGATATGTGACATACGGCTCGTCCAGCGGCTTGCCGTTGATATACACCACACCATCGCGGATCTCCACCGTCTCTCCCGGCAAACCGATCACCCGCTTGATCAGTAACTCACGGCTGTGTCCCGGCAGGTGCAGCACGACGACGTCGCCGCGCCGTGGGGAATGAAGGCGATAGGAGATCTTCTCCACGACCAGGCGCTGATCGGTGTGGAGGTTGGGCTCCATGCTCTGCCCGTAGACGCGCGTCGCCTGTGCCAGGAAAAGCTGAATCACCAACGCGATCAGGATGGCCGGGATGACGGTCTCCATCACCTCCCGAAATGCGCCCCACAGACGGCCACCGCACCCGGGTCGCGACGATGGCTGTGCTGTCGACGTAGTCTGCATGTTTTCCGTTCCGCTCATAGATGACCTCAATGCACTAAGATTTTCCACCATGTGGAGGAAAGGCAGCAGCCAGGGCACCGCCCCGGCTGCCTCTATTGTACCGCAAACATGCAGTTTCCGTCCTAGGCCGATAGGCTCACTCCCGAAAACTCGTCCGTCGGGAATCCCCTATCCCCGGGTTATCGTCCCTTAGAAAATTCACCGACAAGGTGCCTGGGGGCATCCCTCGGCTGCGTGCTCCACCGGGGGAGGCACGGCGGCGCCGTGCCCCCACTCTACCCTTAGCGATGGCGACCTCGCCCGCCGCGACCGCTATTGCCTCCCGAGCGACCTCCACCCGAGCGCCTGGAGGACGACCGCCCGCCGGAGCGACCGCCACGCGAGCCGCCACGATCCCGCTCTCGCGCCTCTTCAGCCGTCCATCCCTCTAGAACGGCCTGGCGTGATAGCCGGATCCGGCCGGTGGGATCGATATCCACCACCATCACCATCACCTCATCCCCCACCTTGACGACGTCCTCCACGGACGCCGCCCGGTAGTCGGCCAGCTGGGAGATGTGCACCATACCATCCACGCCCGGCAGGATCTCCACGAAGGCGCCATAGGGCTCCGTGCGCACCACCCGACCGGTATAGATCTTGCCGATCTCCACGTCCTCGGTCAGCGTCTCGATCATGCTCACGGCTGACTCGCTGGCGCTCTCATTGGTGGCGGCGATGTAGACGGTCCCATCCTCCTCGATATCCACCTTGACGTCGTAATCCTCCTGGATCTTCCGGATCACCTTGCCACCAGGGCCGATGACCTTGCCGATCTTCTCCGGATCGATCCGGATGGTGATGATACGCGGCGCGTACTTGGAGAGCTCCTTGCGGGGCTCGGGGAGCACCTCCAGCATCTTGCCCAGGATGAACAGGCGCCCCTCCCGAGCCTGGGCCAGCGCCTCCGCCATGATCTCGTAGGGCAGCCCCTTGATCTTGATGTCCATCTGCAGGGCGGTGATCCCGTGCTCCGTGCCGGCGACCTTGAAATCCATATCCCCCAGGGCGTCCTCCATGCCCTGGATGTCGCTCAGCACCACGTATCGCCCACTGCCATCGGTCACCAGGCCCATGGCCACGCCCGCCACCGGCGCCTCGATGGGCACGCCGGCATCCATGAGTGCCAGCGTGCTGCCGCAGACCGAAGCCATGGACGTGGAACCGTTGGACGACAGGACCTCCGACACCAAGCGAATGGTGTACGGGAACTCGTTCTCCGGCGGGATCATCGGCAGCAGCGCCCGCTCGGCCAGGGCGCCATGCCCGATCTCTCGCCGCTTCGGGCCACGCAGCGGCCACACCTCGCCGGTGGAATAGGGCGGGAAGTTATAGTGATGTAGGAACCGCTTGCTCTCCTCCGGGCTCAAGGTGTCCAGCAGCTGCGCGTCTCGCGGGGTCCCCAGGGTCGCAATGGTCAGCACCTGCGTCTCGCCCCGCATGAAGAGCCCACTGCCATGCACGCGCGGCAACACCCCAACCTGGCACGAGATGGGGCGGATCGTCTTGGGATCCCGGCCATCCGGCCGCACGCCCTCGTCCAGGATGCGCTGCCGCACGATCTCCTTCAGCACATCGTCAAACACGTTGCTGATCGCCAGCGGGTCGAAGGTCTCGCTCAAGGCCTCAACGACCTCTTCCCGCAGCGCATCCAACGCCTCGGAGCGCTCATGCTTGGGCAGACCCTGCCGCAGGATCTCCTGAATGCGGTCGGCCACGCGCTCCCTCACCGCGTCCTTCGCCTCCGGCGGAGGCAGGAAGGGCGTGTAGGTCATCTTGGGCTTGCCCAGGGCCGCGGCCATCTCCTTCTGAAGCCGGATCACATCCTGCATCGCCTCATGGCCCAGGCGCATGGCCTCCAGCATCAGATCCTCGGGGATCTCATGGGCGCCCGCCTCCACCATGAGGATGGCATCCTCGGTGCCGGCCAGACGGAGATCCAGCGTGCTGTGCTCCATCTCCTGGAGGGTGGGGTTGATGACGAACTCGCCATCGATATACCCCACACGCACGGCGCCGACGGGCCCATCGAACGGGATATCGGAGATCATCAGAGCCGTCGAGGCGCCGATGATGCCCAGGATGTCCAGATGAGTCTGTTGGTCCGCTGCCAGCGCGGTGAGGATGATCTGGACGTCGTTACGGAATCCCTTGGGGAAAAGCGGGCGCAACGGCCGGTCGACCAACCGGCAGAGCAGGATCGCCTCGTCACTGGGGCGCCCCTCCCGTCGGAAGAACGAGCCGGGGATGCGGCCCGCGGCGTAGAGGCGCTCCTCAAAGTCCACGCTCAAGGGGAAGAAGTCGATGCCCTCTCGAGGGGTTTTGGCGGCGGTGGCGGTGCACAACAGCACCGATTCTCCGGACTGAATGAGCACAGCGCCGCCCGCCTGCGGCGCCAGTAGCCCGGTCTCGATGATCACCTCATGATCACCGAGCTTTGCAGTGAAACGCTTTGAATCTTTCATTTTTCCCTTTCCCTTCCCTCCGGCCCTTCGACACAACCTGGCTACACGAAAACCCGTGGCCATAGACAGCCACGGGTGCCTGGTGCTGTCCAGAGGTCAGGGACTGGCGACTGGTGCCAAGCGTTACGCCTGGACAAACGCTTCGACGGCACGATTGGCCTCACTCACCAATTCCTAGACCTCTCGACGGACCAGACCCTCACCAGGCTGTCATCGGGCCGGATGTGATATTAGGATGACTATGACCGCCAGGGATCTCAGGCGCTCATTGACCCGGACACCCTTTTCGGCCTTCTCTAATACAAAACGAGTAGATGGGAGCTTCCCGCCGCCACATCTACTCGCTCGCTCTCCCCCAGCCGGCCTACCGACGTAGACCCAAACGCTGGATCAGCTCACGATAACGTTGATAGTCCTTCTTCGCCAGGTACGCCAGAAGGCGGCGGCGTTGCCCCACCATCTTCAACAGGCCCCGGCGAGAATGCTCATCGTGCTTATGCACCTTGAGGTGCTCGATCAGGTTATTGATCCGTGTGGTCAGAAGAGCAACCTGAACTTCCGGTGAACCCGTATCCGCTTCGTGTACGTGGTATTCCTCGATAATCGCCTGCTTCTGCTCTTTCGTCAGAGCCACTTTCCTCTCCTTTCATTCAAAGCCAGAGCACCGCTGGAATACCAGAGGCGCATGCCCCAGCCCGAGTCAGCGTCTTAAGTATAGCATAATGCCCTTCTCCGGGCAAATTCAATGGACGATCTCCCCCTCTCGCTCCACATCACTCA
It encodes:
- a CDS encoding AI-2E family transporter, with protein sequence MSPRWSPLTKQIVVISGLAAMAWMISKFGEIIGPLVVGIILAYFLNIPVRWLVRRTGWPRTAVVIGVYVAFLVLLILAPALLTPRVVGLVRALVGTLADLTQEMGQRMQQPLVLFPGIQIELSSLYDQLSGALQAVLSPFATSALTLVFGVASGLLWLVFVLVVSFWLVKDHSIIIGYIVDHIPVAYRGEMVRLAQELAHIWDAFVRGQLTVGIIVGTFLSVALSIIGMPNAVAFGMLAGAMELIPSIGPTVAGVLTVLVAYFQGSSYLPLSNLWFAVLVAALFIAVFQLDGVILIPRFVGRRVRLHPLVVFVGLIAGARVAGVLGILLASPTIASLRVITGYVVAKLLDQEPFEPLPSPPDLETRWRGLLRGRAVEALLFDLDGTLVETDEELVRVWAMRIAPLKRVIPALDPERVVRWWLARLEGPISMAIALLDQRSMDERALDWIERLHRMLGYPSAEAFVPVPGAVEAIRQLGERYRMGIVTTRRLAEAQEFVRQNGLEDYVEVIVARDNYPRLKPHPGPILHAAQELGVDVERCAVVGDTAVDIAAAQAAGALAIGVLSGFGQRDDLEHADLVVDSVFDLLDWL
- the rpsO gene encoding 30S ribosomal protein S15, producing MALTKEQKQAIIEEYHVHEADTGSPEVQVALLTTRINNLIEHLKVHKHDEHSRRGLLKMVGQRRRLLAYLAKKDYQRYRELIQRLGLRR
- the lepB gene encoding signal peptidase I encodes the protein MQTTSTAQPSSRPGCGGRLWGAFREVMETVIPAILIALVIQLFLAQATRVYGQSMEPNLHTDQRLVVEKISYRLHSPRRGDVVVLHLPGHSRELLIKRVIGLPGETVEIRDGVVYINGKPLDEPYVTYRSTENYEPRVIPPLSVFVLGDNRAASNDSRVFGPVRIEDIVGRAWLSYWPPSMIGFVE
- a CDS encoding polyribonucleotide nucleotidyltransferase, with translation MKDSKRFTAKLGDHEVIIETGLLAPQAGGAVLIQSGESVLLCTATAAKTPREGIDFFPLSVDFEERLYAAGRIPGSFFRREGRPSDEAILLCRLVDRPLRPLFPKGFRNDVQIILTALAADQQTHLDILGIIGASTALMISDIPFDGPVGAVRVGYIDGEFVINPTLQEMEHSTLDLRLAGTEDAILMVEAGAHEIPEDLMLEAMRLGHEAMQDVIRLQKEMAAALGKPKMTYTPFLPPPEAKDAVRERVADRIQEILRQGLPKHERSEALDALREEVVEALSETFDPLAISNVFDDVLKEIVRQRILDEGVRPDGRDPKTIRPISCQVGVLPRVHGSGLFMRGETQVLTIATLGTPRDAQLLDTLSPEESKRFLHHYNFPPYSTGEVWPLRGPKRREIGHGALAERALLPMIPPENEFPYTIRLVSEVLSSNGSTSMASVCGSTLALMDAGVPIEAPVAGVAMGLVTDGSGRYVVLSDIQGMEDALGDMDFKVAGTEHGITALQMDIKIKGLPYEIMAEALAQAREGRLFILGKMLEVLPEPRKELSKYAPRIITIRIDPEKIGKVIGPGGKVIRKIQEDYDVKVDIEEDGTVYIAATNESASESAVSMIETLTEDVEIGKIYTGRVVRTEPYGAFVEILPGVDGMVHISQLADYRAASVEDVVKVGDEVMVMVVDIDPTGRIRLSRQAVLEGWTAEEARERDRGGSRGGRSGGRSSSRRSGGGRSGGNSGRGGRGRHR